In a genomic window of beta proteobacterium MWH-UniP1:
- a CDS encoding TerC family protein, with the protein MDFGSTAFWIALLQIVWIDLLLSGDNAIVIALACRNLPAKQRRLGIFWGVTAAILLRVVLTAFAVQLLEIPYLKTFGGLLLVWIGVKLVMPQAEDDGHEIEGKDKLLAAIKTIVIADFAMSLDNVIAVAGAAKGSMFLLVFGLALSIPLVVWGSKIVLSLMNRFSWIVVLGGGLLGYLAGEMIQNDPGLKDLWTTTVSIPTHTLAWIGVVFVIAVGKLLTWRQQQRTAA; encoded by the coding sequence ATGGATTTCGGAAGCACCGCGTTTTGGATCGCCTTGCTGCAGATCGTCTGGATCGACTTGCTGCTCTCAGGCGATAACGCCATCGTGATTGCGTTGGCCTGCCGTAACCTGCCCGCCAAGCAGCGCCGATTGGGCATTTTCTGGGGGGTCACCGCCGCGATTCTTTTGCGGGTGGTCCTCACGGCGTTCGCGGTGCAACTCCTTGAAATTCCTTATCTCAAAACATTTGGTGGGCTCTTATTGGTCTGGATCGGCGTGAAACTCGTCATGCCGCAGGCCGAAGACGACGGCCACGAGATCGAGGGCAAAGACAAGCTCTTGGCGGCAATCAAAACCATCGTGATTGCCGACTTTGCTATGTCGCTGGACAACGTGATTGCCGTGGCCGGTGCGGCCAAGGGCAGCATGTTCCTGTTGGTCTTTGGTCTGGCGCTCTCGATCCCCCTGGTCGTTTGGGGATCGAAGATTGTCTTGTCCTTGATGAATCGCTTCTCTTGGATTGTGGTTCTGGGCGGTGGTTTATTGGGCTACCTGGCCGGTGAAATGATTCAAAACGACCCGGGCTTGAAAGACCTCTGGACGACCACTGTGAGTATCCCCACCCACACCCTGGCGTGGATTGGCGTGGTGTTCGTCATTGCTGTTGGTAAGCTGCTGACCTGGCGTCAGCAGCAAAGGACGGCCGCATGA
- the sucC gene encoding ADP-forming succinate--CoA ligase subunit beta: MKIHEYQGKEILRRYGVPVPNGIACFSVDEALAAAEKLGGPVWVVKAQIHAGGRGKGGGVKVAKSMADVKTYASSILGMQLVTHQTGPAGQKVRRLLIEDGADIKKELYVAVVTDRVTQRVCVMGSSEGGMDIEEVAATHPEKIHKVFVDPATGLTDAQADELANKIGVPAASVPQARKVLQGLYQAFWDTDASLAEINPLILTGDGKVIALDAKWNFDSNALYRHPEITEMRDLDEEDPAEIEASKFDLAYIQLDGNIGCLVNGAGLAMATMDTIKLFGGEPANFLDVGGGATTEKVTEAFKIMLGNPNVKAILVNIFGGIMRCDVIAEGVVAASRAVGLKVPLVVRMKGTNEDQGKQILADSGLPIITADTMADAAKKVVDAAKKA; the protein is encoded by the coding sequence GCGGTCCGGTCTGGGTCGTCAAGGCTCAGATTCATGCCGGTGGTCGCGGCAAAGGCGGTGGCGTGAAGGTGGCGAAATCCATGGCCGATGTAAAAACCTATGCATCCAGCATCCTCGGCATGCAGCTGGTCACCCATCAGACCGGTCCCGCCGGACAAAAAGTCCGTCGTTTGCTGATTGAAGACGGCGCTGACATCAAAAAAGAACTCTATGTTGCTGTTGTGACCGACCGAGTCACACAACGCGTCTGCGTCATGGGCTCAAGCGAAGGCGGTATGGACATTGAAGAAGTCGCCGCAACCCACCCTGAAAAAATCCACAAAGTATTCGTTGACCCCGCAACTGGTTTGACGGATGCCCAGGCCGATGAGTTGGCGAACAAGATTGGCGTTCCCGCTGCATCCGTGCCCCAGGCCCGCAAAGTCTTGCAGGGTCTGTATCAGGCCTTCTGGGATACCGACGCATCACTGGCCGAGATCAACCCTCTTATTTTGACTGGCGACGGTAAAGTGATCGCCCTGGATGCCAAGTGGAACTTTGATTCCAACGCGCTCTATCGTCACCCCGAGATCACCGAAATGCGTGACCTTGACGAGGAAGATCCCGCCGAGATCGAAGCATCGAAATTCGATCTGGCCTATATCCAGCTCGATGGCAACATCGGCTGCTTAGTCAATGGCGCTGGTCTGGCCATGGCCACGATGGACACCATCAAATTGTTTGGCGGTGAACCAGCCAACTTCTTGGATGTCGGCGGTGGTGCCACTACTGAAAAAGTGACCGAAGCCTTCAAGATCATGCTGGGCAACCCCAATGTGAAGGCCATTCTGGTCAACATCTTTGGCGGCATCATGCGTTGTGATGTCATTGCCGAGGGCGTGGTCGCCGCATCGCGTGCGGTTGGCCTGAAGGTTCCTCTGGTGGTGCGCATGAAGGGTACCAATGAAGATCAAGGTAAACAGATTCTTGCGGATTCGGGCCTGCCGATTATCACCGCGGACACCATGGCAGATGCAGCGAAAAAAGTTGTTGATGCCGCGAAAAAAGCCTAA
- the sucD gene encoding succinate--CoA ligase subunit alpha, with amino-acid sequence MSILINKDTKVITQGITGKTGQFHTRMCRDYANGKNCFVAGVNPKKAGEDFEGIPIYASVKDAKSATGATVSVIYVPPAGAADAIWEAVEADLDLVICITEGIPVRDMMVVRNKMKAANKRTLLLGPNCPGLITPEEIKIGIMPGHIHRKGRIGIVSRSGTLTYEAVGQVTEMGLGQSSAVGIGGDPINGLKHIDVLKLFNDDPETDAVIMIGEIGGPDEVNAAMWAKDHMKKPIVGFIAGVTAPPGKRMGHAGALISGGADTAQAKLEIMEACGIKTTKNPSEMGKLLKSVM; translated from the coding sequence ATGTCAATTCTGATCAATAAAGATACCAAGGTCATCACCCAGGGCATCACCGGTAAGACCGGCCAGTTTCACACCCGCATGTGCCGTGACTATGCCAACGGCAAGAACTGTTTTGTTGCTGGCGTGAACCCCAAAAAAGCAGGCGAAGACTTCGAGGGCATTCCCATCTACGCATCAGTCAAAGATGCCAAGAGTGCAACGGGCGCCACGGTTTCTGTCATTTATGTGCCGCCCGCAGGCGCAGCTGATGCCATCTGGGAAGCCGTAGAGGCAGACCTGGACTTGGTCATTTGTATTACCGAGGGCATCCCTGTGCGCGACATGATGGTCGTGCGCAACAAGATGAAAGCGGCCAATAAGCGCACGCTCTTGCTCGGGCCAAACTGCCCCGGCCTGATCACACCCGAAGAAATCAAGATCGGCATCATGCCGGGCCACATCCACCGCAAGGGCCGTATCGGCATCGTGTCGCGTTCTGGCACGTTGACTTACGAAGCCGTTGGGCAGGTCACCGAGATGGGCCTGGGTCAGTCTTCTGCTGTTGGTATTGGCGGGGATCCGATCAACGGTCTAAAGCACATCGATGTCTTGAAACTCTTTAACGACGACCCCGAGACCGATGCCGTCATCATGATTGGCGAAATCGGCGGCCCCGATGAAGTCAACGCTGCGATGTGGGCCAAAGACCATATGAAAAAGCCCATCGTTGGCTTTATCGCGGGTGTGACCGCTCCCCCGGGCAAACGCATGGGCCACGCCGGTGCATTGATTTCTGGTGGTGCTGATACGGCACAAGCGAAACTGGAAATCATGGAAGCCTGTGGCATCAAGACCACCAAGAACCCCTCGGAGATGGGGAAATTACTCAAGTCAGTCATGTAA